One window of the Podospora pseudopauciseta strain CBS 411.78 chromosome 4, whole genome shotgun sequence genome contains the following:
- a CDS encoding hypothetical protein (COG:O; EggNog:ENOG503NZIQ): MKASPTALGIFAITSLQSLASALTIAEINGNKYISPYSGQTVTNVTGLLIAKGPNGVFIRSTTPDKDIATSEAIYVFDRNVGANLTVGDIISLDAKVLEYRSSNAYLYLTELSTPKNVQVLSSGNKVKALVIGKDTIDPPNTQFSSLDGGDIYNVPNGVANISEVNPVLEPKKFGLDFWESLSGELVTVRKPSVIKQPNNYGDTWVVGDWKVTGKNKQGGITMTDKDSNPEAIVIGSPLDGTKNPNTSKMGDELEEITGVVQHAFGFYSILPLTAVKVSKPAKGVAAQKPTSLKSKGQCKAITVGSYNVENLSPSSEHLPLIASHIVTYLKSPDFLFLQEVQDNSGPTNNDGITSANLTLSALAASIKAAGGPTYEFAEVAPATPNLDGGQPGGNIRPAYLYNPAIISLYKPNQGQGDDATSVVKGSGKNSPPSLTFNPGRIEPANPAWTASRKPVVGAWVAKGATKPFFTVNVHFGSKGGGSSLHGDRRPPINGGVADRLAQANVTATFISQILNADPKAAVISAGDFNEFSFVRPMKTFAEISKMKDLDEVAGIKPTERYTYAFDMNAQALDHMYVSPSLAASSKSDFEHIHVNTWGSYAEMVSDHDPSVALFDLCG, from the exons aTGAAGGCCTCACCGACTGCTCTCGGCATCTTTGCCATCACGAGCCTTCAGTCTCTGGCGTCCGCCCTGACAATCGCCGAGATCAATGGCAACAAGTACATCTCGCCATACTCAGGGCAGACCGTGACCAACGTCACCGGTCTCCTGATCGCCAAAGGTCCCAACGGAGTATTCATTCGGTCGACAACCCCGGACAAGGACATTGCCACTTCTGAGGCCATCTATGTCTTTGACCGCAATGTGGGTGCCAACCTGACCGTGGGCGACATCATCTCTTTGGATGCCAAGGTGCTCGAGTATCGGTCAAGCAACGCCTACCTCTATCTGACCGAGTTGTCCACTCCCAAGAATGTCCAGGTGCTCTCCAGCGGGAACAAGGTGAAGGCCTTGGTGATTGGGAAGGACACAATCGACCCCCCCAACACTCAATTCAGCTCGCTGGATGGCGGTGACATCTACAATGTGCCCAACGGAGTGGCCAACATCTCCGAAGTGAACCCTGTGCTGGAGCCCAAGAAGTTTGGATTGGATTTCTGGGAGAGCTTGAGCGGTGAACTGGTCACCGTCCGAAAGCCGAGTGTGATCAAGCAACCCAACAACTATGGTGATACCTGGGTCGTCGGTGACTGGAAGGTCACGGGGAAGAACAAGCAGGGAGGCATCACCATGACCGACAAAG ATTCCAACCCAGAGGCTATCGTCATTGGCTCCCCTCTTGATGGCACCAAGaaccccaacaccagcaaGATGGGCGATGAACTCGAGGAAATCACCGGTGTCGTGCAACATGCCTTTGGTTTCTACTcgatcctccccctcaccgcCGTCAAGGTGAGCAAGCCCGCCAAGGGTGTTGCTGCTCAGAAGCCCACCAGCCTCAAGAGCAAGGGCCAGTGCAAGGCCATCACTGTCGGCAGCTACAACGTCGAAAATCTGTCTCCTTCGTCTGAACACCTGCCCCTGATTGCCAGCCACATCGTCACCTACCTCAAGTCCCCTGatttcctcttcctccaggAAGTCCAGGACAACTCGGGccccaccaacaacgacGGCATCACCTCTGCCAACCTGACCCTTTCCGCTCTCGCTGCCAGCATCAAGGCCGCTGGTGGTCCGACCTACGAGTTCGCCGAGGTTGCACCCGCCACCCCTAACCTTGACGGTGGCCAGCCAGGCGGCAACATCCGTCCCGCCTATCTCTACAACCCagccatcatctccctctaCAAACCCAACCAGGGCCAAGGGGACGATGCCACCTCCGTTGTGAAGGGCTCGGGCAAGaactctcctccctccctgACCTTCAACCCGGGCCGCATTGAGCCTGCCAACCCAGCCTGGACCGCCTCTCGCAAGCCCGTTGTCGGTGCCTGGGTCGCCAAGGGTGCCACCAAGCCTTTCTTCACCGTCAACGTCCACTTCGGCAGCAAGGGCGGCGGTTCCAGCCTCCACGGCGACCGTCGTCCTCCCATCaatggtggtgtggctgaCAGACTTGCTCAGGCTAACGTCACTGCT ACCTTCATCTCCCAGATCCTCAACGCCGACCCCAAAGCTGCCGTCATCTCCGCCGGTGACTTTAACGAGTTCTCCTTTGTCCGGCCCATGAAGACTTTTGCCGAGATCAGCAAGATGAAGGACCTGGACGAGGTGGCCGGCATCAAGCCCACCGAGCGGTACACCTACGCCTTTGACATGAACGCCCAGGCGCTCGACCACATGTACGTCAGCCCTTCGCTTGCggccagcagcaagagcGACTTTGAGCACATTCACGTCAACACTTGGGGGTCGTACGCCGAGATGGTGTCGGACCATGATCCCAGCGTGGCTCTGTTTGATTTGTGCGGGTga
- a CDS encoding hypothetical protein (EggNog:ENOG503P75Q), translating to MAPYAISIDNRSDIKRSYALFAEPPTIKHNGGSAIKVVTRIISSARGVASPHGQANFTFSKKLYARCGVYDVEVDPSPDDQNRKRVGSGVEVIDQRLVTLGSTDKHGNIVPGTTLMIDSSSGTPAFTENNPAPSGAVGCFCIQTRDDFSVKEAKLNQFVVGFCSSTRQSIGPYATFVPQPSEEYQIAPSKGFYVVVGNFNPYDLADMRLKDSMSSCYVDFASLETDSVTLVHHSNGTLVRQVVTDGEMRPVPVPSPNPPVFARAFAREEFRVGTATVTARSSQDDVSSNSISGSSAGTSTPTWSVLS from the exons ATGGCTCCATACGCAATCTCAATCGACAACCGCTCCGACATCAAGCGGTCTTACGCCCTATTCGCTGAACCGCCAACCATCAAGCACAACGGCGGCTCGGCCATCAAAGTGGTCACTCGCATCATCAGCAGCGCCCGGGGGGTGGCATCCCCGCATGGCCAGGCCAACTTCACGTTCTCCAAAAAGTTGTACGCAAGATGCGGGGTCTACGATGTCGAAGTCGACCCGTCACCTGACGACCAGAACCGAAAACGCGTCGGGAGCGGCGTTGAGGTCATCGACCAGCGACTTGTCACACTCGGGTCGACAGACAAACATGGCAATATCGTACCCGGGACCACGCTCATGATAGACAGCTCAAGCGGCACGCCGGCGTTTACCGAGAACAACCCCGCGCCGTCCGGTGCTGTTGGGTGCTTCTGCATTCAGACCCGAGACGACTTTTCGGTCAAGGAGGCGAAGCTGA ACCAATTCGTTGTTGGCTTCTGCTCGTCCACACGCCAGAGCATCGGCCCTTATGCCACCTTCGTCCCGCAGCCCAGCGAGGAGTATCAGATCGCGCCATCCAAGGGCTTTTACGTGGTCGTGGGGAATTTCAACCCCTACGACCTCGCCGACATGAGGCTCAAGGACAGCATGTCCTCCTGCTATGTGGATTTTGCCTCCCTCGAGACGGACTCTGTCACACTAGTCCACCACAGCAACGGGACGCTCGTCAGGCAGGTGGTCACAGATGGGGAGATGAGGCCGGTGCCAGTCCcatcacccaaccccccagtCTTTGCACGAGCTTTTGCGAGAGAGGAATTCAGGGTCGGAACTGCAACAGTCACGGCTAGGTCGAGTCAGGACGATGTGAGTTCGAATTCGATATCAGGGAGCTCTGCTGGCACCTCGACACCGACTTGGTCCGTCTTGAGCTGA
- a CDS encoding hypothetical protein (COG:S; EggNog:ENOG503NVK5) has translation MAGIALLGAGIFARHEHLPAILASPNLLSLKAVYSRSQTSSVALADALPADGPKPDIYYDSPSEPGRGLADLLKRDDIVAVDVALPILAQPEVIKAALKAGKHVLSEKPVAADVKGARELIKWYETELPAEKKPLWGVAENFRFMKSLVFAGEEVKRIGGRVVSFKLEKFGWVAEDNKYFNTQWRKVPDYQGGFLLDGGVHFVAALRYLLGASGQELSKVAAYTALLEERLQPLDTIHGVASTKQGVNGSIVLSFGTEFKNGTDLEIITTNGTVSWSPTEVKTVTKEGESKKEFEYSSGVGEEVAVFARAIKAGTGKVDGLQTPEEAFKDLEVLEGLLESGSGGAKVKEISV, from the exons ATGGCAGGAATCGCTCTCCTTGGTGCCGGCATCTTTGCCCGTCATG AACACCtccccgccatcctcgcctccccaAACTTGCTCTCCCTCAAAGCAGTCTACTCCCGTTCTCAGACCTCCTCCGTCGCCCTAGCCGACGCCCTCCCCGCCGACGGCCCCAAGCCAGACATCTACTATGACTCCCCCTCCGAGCCCGGCCGCGGCCTGGCTGACCTCCTCAAGAGAGACGACATCGTCGCCGTGGACGTTGCGTTGCCTATTCTGGCCCAGCCCGAGGTGATCAAAGCTGCTCTCAAGGCCGGAAAGCACGTCCTTTCCGAGAAGCCCGTCGCGGCCGATGTCAAGGGGGCAAGGGAGTTGATCAAGTGGTACGAGACTGAATTGCCAGCCGAGAAGAAGCCGCTGTGGGGTGTGGCGGAGAACTTTCGGTTCATGAAGAGTTTGGTGtttgctggggaggaggtcaagaggaTTGGAGGCCGGGTGGTGAGCTTCAAGCTGGAGAAGTTTGGGTGGGTGGCGGAGGATAACAAGTATTTCAACACTCAGT GGCGCAAGGTTCCTGACTACCAGGGTGGATTCTTGCTGGACGGTGGAGTGCATTTTGTGGCTGCGCTGCGATACTTGCTTGGGGCTTCTGGACAGGAGTTGAGCAAGGTGGCTGCGTATACCGCTCTTTTGGAAGAGAGATTACAGCCTTTGGATACCATCCACGGTGTTGCTTCGACCAAGCAGGGCGTGAATGGCTCGATTGTGCTTTCTTTTGGGACAGAGTTCAAGAACGGGACGGATTTGGAGATCATCACAACCAATGGAACTGTCAGCTGGAGCCCAACCGAGGTCAAGACTGTGAccaaggagggggagagcaAGAAAGAGTTTGAGTACAGCTCTggtgttggcgaggaggtggcTGTGTTTGCACGGGCTATCAAGGCCGGCACTGGAAAGGTCGACGGTCTGCAGACTCCCGAGGAAGCGTTCAAGGACTTGGAGGTTTTGGAAGGATTGCTAGAGTCTGGATCTGGGGGCGccaaggtgaaggagatTTCGGTTTAA